The following proteins come from a genomic window of Panicum hallii strain FIL2 chromosome 8, PHallii_v3.1, whole genome shotgun sequence:
- the LOC112902753 gene encoding disease resistance protein RPP13-like isoform X2: MAEQLYHTLNDPCRYAVQSWTSESHGGEELHEDRAATPRLVGIDGRMKKLRRCLLYAGTSLRILSIFGPGGIGKTALAMEFQRQFQQFPTLFMRGRRTLSFQPDQTPKLWHMYHISAAVSLSKIRSFLCYIYQQITGRTIQEMETADTKLLILLIRENLQHKRYFILIDDLRDASVWGIIKHVFPDNNWGCRIVITTRLRSVARSCCSDLNGIVYKLKPLNESDSTQLLMTTAFGPVKDVCLPEGSRDLILRSCNGVPLLITAFADNIKEQLQTAAPNSYGQSPGFSGRTAELHSVEEGPQLPDQVRCALTRICRDLPVELMTLLQYMRMFPRGYMFEKDYLVMKWMAKGLTHSEEEAECHFSELVDRNIFTLVLPTGEHNLDEAEPCRWQVNNLKLQFISSTTRRPAFVFTGDMLTSLEPPTIRPSSELCMPRLVALHSPEPDIQGLMHTIDWGENVRSLAVSGIVDQVPLNKFNYLVMLDLEDWKNLKDEDLLQICNSKMYLLRYLSVSNMTECFLWTDMHAKHQLPCCSR; encoded by the exons ATGGCGGAACAACTCTATCACACCCTCAACGATCCCTGCCGGTATGCCGTGCAATCCTGGACTTCCGAGTCCCATGGAGGGGAGGAACTCCACGAGGACAGGGCGGCGACACCCCGTCTTGTTGGCATCGACGGACGGATGAAGAAGCTGCGCAGGTGTCTCCTTTACGCCGGCACTAGCCTGAGAATCTTATCGATTTTTGGACCGGGTGGGATCGGTAAGACTGCTCTTGCCATGGAGTTCCAACGTCAattccagcaattcccaactcTTTTCATGAGGGGACGCCGTACTCTGTCATTCCAGCCCGACCAAACTCCTAAACTCTGGCATATGTACCACATTTCTGCCGCGGTGTCACTGTCCAAAATCAGGTCGTTTCTCTGTTACATCTACCAGCAGATCACAGGCCGAACAATTCAAGAAATGGAAACTGCAGATACAAAACTTCTGATTCTCCTGATCCGGGAGAACTTGCAACACAAGAG GTACTTCATTTTGATTGATGATTTACGGGATGCTTCAGTTTGGGGAATAATCAAGCATGTGTTTCCGGATAATAACTGGGGCTGTAGAATAGTAATTACAACCCGCCTCAGAAGTGTAGCCCGAAGTTGTTGCTCTGATCTTAATGGGATTGTATACAAGTTGAAGCCTTTAAATGAGTCAGACTCAACACAGTTGCTCATGACAACAGCATTTGGTCCAGTGAAGGATGTTTGCCTACCAGAGGGCAGCAGGGACCTGATCTTGAGGAGTTGTAATGGTGTACCGCTGTTAATAACTGCTTTTGCTGACAACATAAAGGAACAGCTGCAAACGGCAGCGCCGAATAGCTATGGGCAATCGCCCGGGTTCAGTGGGCGGACTGCAGAACTTCATAGCGTGGAAGAAGGCCCACAGCTACCTGACCAAGTCCGGTGCGCACTAACCCGTATCTGCAGGGACCTTCCTGTTGAGTTGATGACATTGTTACAGTACATGAGAATGTTTCCACGTGGATACATGTTCGAGAAGGATTATCTTGTCATGAAATGGATGGCCAAAGGGCTCACCCATAGTGAGGAAGAAGCGGAGTGCCATTTCTCCGAGCTGGTCGATAGGAATATCTTCACCCTGGTACTACCAACCGGGGAGCACAATCTTGATGAAGCTGAGCCCTGCCGATGGCAGGTCAACAATCTTAAGCTACAGTTCATTTCTTCCACAACAAGAAGGCCAGCTTTTGTTTTTACCGGAGACATGCTCACCAGCTTAGAACCACCAACCATAAGGCCCTCCAGTGAGCTTTGTATGCCACGGTTGGTGGCTCTCCACTCTCCCGAGCCAGATATCCAAGGGCTGATGCACACAATTGACTGGGGTGAGAATGTTCGGTCGCTAGCTGTATCAGGCATAGTGGACCAGGTACCtctgaacaagtttaactatcTGGTGATGCTGGATTTGGAGGACTGGAAGAACTTAAAGGATGAGGACTTGTTGCAGATATGCAACAGCAAAATGTATCTACTGAGGTACCTGAGCGTCAGCAATATGACAGAATG CTTTCTATGGACGGACATGCATGCTAAACATCAACTTCCATGTTGCTCAAGATAG
- the LOC112902753 gene encoding disease resistance protein RPP13-like isoform X4 codes for MAEQLYHTLNDPCRYAVQSWTSESHGGEELHEDRAATPRLVGIDGRMKKLRRCLLYAGTSLRILSIFGPGGIGKTALAMEFQRQFQQFPTLFMRGRRTLSFQPDQTPKLWHMYHISAAVSLSKIRSFLCYIYQQITGRTIQEMETADTKLLILLIRENLQHKRYFILIDDLRDASVWGIIKHVFPDNNWGCRIVITTRLRSVARSCCSDLNGIVYKLKPLNESDSTQLLMTTAFGPVKDVCLPEGSRDLILRSCNGVPLLITAFADNIKEQLQTAAPNSYGQSPGFSGRTAELHSVEEGPQLPDQVRCALTRICRDLPVELMTLLQYMRMFPRGYMFEKDYLVMKWMAKGLTHSEEEAECHFSELVDRNIFTLVLPTGEHNLDEAEPCRWQVNNLKLQFISSTTRRPAFVFTGDMLTSLEPPTIRPSSELCMPRLVALHSPEPDIQGLMHTIDWGENVRSLAVSGIVDQVPLNKFNYLVMLDLEDWKNLKDEDLLQICNSKMYLLRYLSVSNMTE; via the exons ATGGCGGAACAACTCTATCACACCCTCAACGATCCCTGCCGGTATGCCGTGCAATCCTGGACTTCCGAGTCCCATGGAGGGGAGGAACTCCACGAGGACAGGGCGGCGACACCCCGTCTTGTTGGCATCGACGGACGGATGAAGAAGCTGCGCAGGTGTCTCCTTTACGCCGGCACTAGCCTGAGAATCTTATCGATTTTTGGACCGGGTGGGATCGGTAAGACTGCTCTTGCCATGGAGTTCCAACGTCAattccagcaattcccaactcTTTTCATGAGGGGACGCCGTACTCTGTCATTCCAGCCCGACCAAACTCCTAAACTCTGGCATATGTACCACATTTCTGCCGCGGTGTCACTGTCCAAAATCAGGTCGTTTCTCTGTTACATCTACCAGCAGATCACAGGCCGAACAATTCAAGAAATGGAAACTGCAGATACAAAACTTCTGATTCTCCTGATCCGGGAGAACTTGCAACACAAGAG GTACTTCATTTTGATTGATGATTTACGGGATGCTTCAGTTTGGGGAATAATCAAGCATGTGTTTCCGGATAATAACTGGGGCTGTAGAATAGTAATTACAACCCGCCTCAGAAGTGTAGCCCGAAGTTGTTGCTCTGATCTTAATGGGATTGTATACAAGTTGAAGCCTTTAAATGAGTCAGACTCAACACAGTTGCTCATGACAACAGCATTTGGTCCAGTGAAGGATGTTTGCCTACCAGAGGGCAGCAGGGACCTGATCTTGAGGAGTTGTAATGGTGTACCGCTGTTAATAACTGCTTTTGCTGACAACATAAAGGAACAGCTGCAAACGGCAGCGCCGAATAGCTATGGGCAATCGCCCGGGTTCAGTGGGCGGACTGCAGAACTTCATAGCGTGGAAGAAGGCCCACAGCTACCTGACCAAGTCCGGTGCGCACTAACCCGTATCTGCAGGGACCTTCCTGTTGAGTTGATGACATTGTTACAGTACATGAGAATGTTTCCACGTGGATACATGTTCGAGAAGGATTATCTTGTCATGAAATGGATGGCCAAAGGGCTCACCCATAGTGAGGAAGAAGCGGAGTGCCATTTCTCCGAGCTGGTCGATAGGAATATCTTCACCCTGGTACTACCAACCGGGGAGCACAATCTTGATGAAGCTGAGCCCTGCCGATGGCAGGTCAACAATCTTAAGCTACAGTTCATTTCTTCCACAACAAGAAGGCCAGCTTTTGTTTTTACCGGAGACATGCTCACCAGCTTAGAACCACCAACCATAAGGCCCTCCAGTGAGCTTTGTATGCCACGGTTGGTGGCTCTCCACTCTCCCGAGCCAGATATCCAAGGGCTGATGCACACAATTGACTGGGGTGAGAATGTTCGGTCGCTAGCTGTATCAGGCATAGTGGACCAGGTACCtctgaacaagtttaactatcTGGTGATGCTGGATTTGGAGGACTGGAAGAACTTAAAGGATGAGGACTTGTTGCAGATATGCAACAGCAAAATGTATCTACTGAGGTACCTGAGCGTCAGCAATATGACAGAATG A
- the LOC112902753 gene encoding putative late blight resistance protein homolog R1B-17 isoform X5, translated as MYHISAAVSLSKIRSFLCYIYQQITGRTIQEMETADTKLLILLIRENLQHKRYFILIDDLRDASVWGIIKHVFPDNNWGCRIVITTRLRSVARSCCSDLNGIVYKLKPLNESDSTQLLMTTAFGPVKDVCLPEGSRDLILRSCNGVPLLITAFADNIKEQLQTAAPNSYGQSPGFSGRTAELHSVEEGPQLPDQVRCALTRICRDLPVELMTLLQYMRMFPRGYMFEKDYLVMKWMAKGLTHSEEEAECHFSELVDRNIFTLVLPTGEHNLDEAEPCRWQVNNLKLQFISSTTRRPAFVFTGDMLTSLEPPTIRPSSELCMPRLVALHSPEPDIQGLMHTIDWGENVRSLAVSGIVDQVPLNKFNYLVMLDLEDWKNLKDEDLLQICNSKMYLLRYLSVSNMTEWSIMTPPRREAFRMSLPSAPTRCHALLSLRAPPTNIVPCSSLLDTALLKPVPAT; from the exons ATGTACCACATTTCTGCCGCGGTGTCACTGTCCAAAATCAGGTCGTTTCTCTGTTACATCTACCAGCAGATCACAGGCCGAACAATTCAAGAAATGGAAACTGCAGATACAAAACTTCTGATTCTCCTGATCCGGGAGAACTTGCAACACAAGAG GTACTTCATTTTGATTGATGATTTACGGGATGCTTCAGTTTGGGGAATAATCAAGCATGTGTTTCCGGATAATAACTGGGGCTGTAGAATAGTAATTACAACCCGCCTCAGAAGTGTAGCCCGAAGTTGTTGCTCTGATCTTAATGGGATTGTATACAAGTTGAAGCCTTTAAATGAGTCAGACTCAACACAGTTGCTCATGACAACAGCATTTGGTCCAGTGAAGGATGTTTGCCTACCAGAGGGCAGCAGGGACCTGATCTTGAGGAGTTGTAATGGTGTACCGCTGTTAATAACTGCTTTTGCTGACAACATAAAGGAACAGCTGCAAACGGCAGCGCCGAATAGCTATGGGCAATCGCCCGGGTTCAGTGGGCGGACTGCAGAACTTCATAGCGTGGAAGAAGGCCCACAGCTACCTGACCAAGTCCGGTGCGCACTAACCCGTATCTGCAGGGACCTTCCTGTTGAGTTGATGACATTGTTACAGTACATGAGAATGTTTCCACGTGGATACATGTTCGAGAAGGATTATCTTGTCATGAAATGGATGGCCAAAGGGCTCACCCATAGTGAGGAAGAAGCGGAGTGCCATTTCTCCGAGCTGGTCGATAGGAATATCTTCACCCTGGTACTACCAACCGGGGAGCACAATCTTGATGAAGCTGAGCCCTGCCGATGGCAGGTCAACAATCTTAAGCTACAGTTCATTTCTTCCACAACAAGAAGGCCAGCTTTTGTTTTTACCGGAGACATGCTCACCAGCTTAGAACCACCAACCATAAGGCCCTCCAGTGAGCTTTGTATGCCACGGTTGGTGGCTCTCCACTCTCCCGAGCCAGATATCCAAGGGCTGATGCACACAATTGACTGGGGTGAGAATGTTCGGTCGCTAGCTGTATCAGGCATAGTGGACCAGGTACCtctgaacaagtttaactatcTGGTGATGCTGGATTTGGAGGACTGGAAGAACTTAAAGGATGAGGACTTGTTGCAGATATGCAACAGCAAAATGTATCTACTGAGGTACCTGAGCGTCAGCAATATGACAGAATG GAGCATCATGACCCCTCCGAGAAGAGAGGCGTTCAGGATGTCGCTGCCGTCCGCACCGACAAGATGTCATGCATTGCTTTCGCTTAGAGCTCCACCTACGAATATTGTACCGTGTTCTAGTCTCCTAGACACAGCATTGCTGAAGCCGGTGCCTGCCACATGA
- the LOC112902753 gene encoding disease resistance protein RPP13-like isoform X1 — protein MAEQLYHTLNDPCRYAVQSWTSESHGGEELHEDRAATPRLVGIDGRMKKLRRCLLYAGTSLRILSIFGPGGIGKTALAMEFQRQFQQFPTLFMRGRRTLSFQPDQTPKLWHMYHISAAVSLSKIRSFLCYIYQQITGRTIQEMETADTKLLILLIRENLQHKRYFILIDDLRDASVWGIIKHVFPDNNWGCRIVITTRLRSVARSCCSDLNGIVYKLKPLNESDSTQLLMTTAFGPVKDVCLPEGSRDLILRSCNGVPLLITAFADNIKEQLQTAAPNSYGQSPGFSGRTAELHSVEEGPQLPDQVRCALTRICRDLPVELMTLLQYMRMFPRGYMFEKDYLVMKWMAKGLTHSEEEAECHFSELVDRNIFTLVLPTGEHNLDEAEPCRWQVNNLKLQFISSTTRRPAFVFTGDMLTSLEPPTIRPSSELCMPRLVALHSPEPDIQGLMHTIDWGENVRSLAVSGIVDQVPLNKFNYLVMLDLEDWKNLKDEDLLQICNSKMYLLRYLSVSNMTEWSIMTPPRREAFRMSLPSAPTRCHALLSLRAPPTNIVPCSSLLDTALLKPVPAT, from the exons ATGGCGGAACAACTCTATCACACCCTCAACGATCCCTGCCGGTATGCCGTGCAATCCTGGACTTCCGAGTCCCATGGAGGGGAGGAACTCCACGAGGACAGGGCGGCGACACCCCGTCTTGTTGGCATCGACGGACGGATGAAGAAGCTGCGCAGGTGTCTCCTTTACGCCGGCACTAGCCTGAGAATCTTATCGATTTTTGGACCGGGTGGGATCGGTAAGACTGCTCTTGCCATGGAGTTCCAACGTCAattccagcaattcccaactcTTTTCATGAGGGGACGCCGTACTCTGTCATTCCAGCCCGACCAAACTCCTAAACTCTGGCATATGTACCACATTTCTGCCGCGGTGTCACTGTCCAAAATCAGGTCGTTTCTCTGTTACATCTACCAGCAGATCACAGGCCGAACAATTCAAGAAATGGAAACTGCAGATACAAAACTTCTGATTCTCCTGATCCGGGAGAACTTGCAACACAAGAG GTACTTCATTTTGATTGATGATTTACGGGATGCTTCAGTTTGGGGAATAATCAAGCATGTGTTTCCGGATAATAACTGGGGCTGTAGAATAGTAATTACAACCCGCCTCAGAAGTGTAGCCCGAAGTTGTTGCTCTGATCTTAATGGGATTGTATACAAGTTGAAGCCTTTAAATGAGTCAGACTCAACACAGTTGCTCATGACAACAGCATTTGGTCCAGTGAAGGATGTTTGCCTACCAGAGGGCAGCAGGGACCTGATCTTGAGGAGTTGTAATGGTGTACCGCTGTTAATAACTGCTTTTGCTGACAACATAAAGGAACAGCTGCAAACGGCAGCGCCGAATAGCTATGGGCAATCGCCCGGGTTCAGTGGGCGGACTGCAGAACTTCATAGCGTGGAAGAAGGCCCACAGCTACCTGACCAAGTCCGGTGCGCACTAACCCGTATCTGCAGGGACCTTCCTGTTGAGTTGATGACATTGTTACAGTACATGAGAATGTTTCCACGTGGATACATGTTCGAGAAGGATTATCTTGTCATGAAATGGATGGCCAAAGGGCTCACCCATAGTGAGGAAGAAGCGGAGTGCCATTTCTCCGAGCTGGTCGATAGGAATATCTTCACCCTGGTACTACCAACCGGGGAGCACAATCTTGATGAAGCTGAGCCCTGCCGATGGCAGGTCAACAATCTTAAGCTACAGTTCATTTCTTCCACAACAAGAAGGCCAGCTTTTGTTTTTACCGGAGACATGCTCACCAGCTTAGAACCACCAACCATAAGGCCCTCCAGTGAGCTTTGTATGCCACGGTTGGTGGCTCTCCACTCTCCCGAGCCAGATATCCAAGGGCTGATGCACACAATTGACTGGGGTGAGAATGTTCGGTCGCTAGCTGTATCAGGCATAGTGGACCAGGTACCtctgaacaagtttaactatcTGGTGATGCTGGATTTGGAGGACTGGAAGAACTTAAAGGATGAGGACTTGTTGCAGATATGCAACAGCAAAATGTATCTACTGAGGTACCTGAGCGTCAGCAATATGACAGAATG GAGCATCATGACCCCTCCGAGAAGAGAGGCGTTCAGGATGTCGCTGCCGTCCGCACCGACAAGATGTCATGCATTGCTTTCGCTTAGAGCTCCACCTACGAATATTGTACCGTGTTCTAGTCTCCTAGACACAGCATTGCTGAAGCCGGTGCCTGCCACATGA
- the LOC112902753 gene encoding disease resistance protein RPP13-like isoform X3 encodes MAEQLYHTLNDPCRYAVQSWTSESHGGEELHEDRAATPRLVGIDGRMKKLRRCLLYAGTSLRILSIFGPGGIGKTALAMEFQRQFQQFPTLFMRGRRTLSFQPDQTPKLWHMYHISAAVSLSKIRSFLCYIYQQITGRTIQEMETADTKLLILLIRENLQHKRYFILIDDLRDASVWGIIKHVFPDNNWGCRIVITTRLRSVARSCCSDLNGIVYKLKPLNESDSTQLLMTTAFGPVKDVCLPEGSRDLILRSCNGVPLLITAFADNIKEQLQTAAPNSYGQSPGFSGRTAELHSVEEGPQLPDQVRCALTRICRDLPVELMTLLQYMRMFPRGYMFEKDYLVMKWMAKGLTHSEEEAECHFSELVDRNIFTLVLPTGEHNLDEAEPCRWQVNNLKLQFISSTTRRPAFVFTGDMLTSLEPPTIRPSSELCMPRLVALHSPEPDIQGLMHTIDWGENVRSLAVSGIVDQVPLNKFNYLVMLDLEDWKNLKDEDLLQICNSKMYLLRYLSVSNMTECTCHE; translated from the exons ATGGCGGAACAACTCTATCACACCCTCAACGATCCCTGCCGGTATGCCGTGCAATCCTGGACTTCCGAGTCCCATGGAGGGGAGGAACTCCACGAGGACAGGGCGGCGACACCCCGTCTTGTTGGCATCGACGGACGGATGAAGAAGCTGCGCAGGTGTCTCCTTTACGCCGGCACTAGCCTGAGAATCTTATCGATTTTTGGACCGGGTGGGATCGGTAAGACTGCTCTTGCCATGGAGTTCCAACGTCAattccagcaattcccaactcTTTTCATGAGGGGACGCCGTACTCTGTCATTCCAGCCCGACCAAACTCCTAAACTCTGGCATATGTACCACATTTCTGCCGCGGTGTCACTGTCCAAAATCAGGTCGTTTCTCTGTTACATCTACCAGCAGATCACAGGCCGAACAATTCAAGAAATGGAAACTGCAGATACAAAACTTCTGATTCTCCTGATCCGGGAGAACTTGCAACACAAGAG GTACTTCATTTTGATTGATGATTTACGGGATGCTTCAGTTTGGGGAATAATCAAGCATGTGTTTCCGGATAATAACTGGGGCTGTAGAATAGTAATTACAACCCGCCTCAGAAGTGTAGCCCGAAGTTGTTGCTCTGATCTTAATGGGATTGTATACAAGTTGAAGCCTTTAAATGAGTCAGACTCAACACAGTTGCTCATGACAACAGCATTTGGTCCAGTGAAGGATGTTTGCCTACCAGAGGGCAGCAGGGACCTGATCTTGAGGAGTTGTAATGGTGTACCGCTGTTAATAACTGCTTTTGCTGACAACATAAAGGAACAGCTGCAAACGGCAGCGCCGAATAGCTATGGGCAATCGCCCGGGTTCAGTGGGCGGACTGCAGAACTTCATAGCGTGGAAGAAGGCCCACAGCTACCTGACCAAGTCCGGTGCGCACTAACCCGTATCTGCAGGGACCTTCCTGTTGAGTTGATGACATTGTTACAGTACATGAGAATGTTTCCACGTGGATACATGTTCGAGAAGGATTATCTTGTCATGAAATGGATGGCCAAAGGGCTCACCCATAGTGAGGAAGAAGCGGAGTGCCATTTCTCCGAGCTGGTCGATAGGAATATCTTCACCCTGGTACTACCAACCGGGGAGCACAATCTTGATGAAGCTGAGCCCTGCCGATGGCAGGTCAACAATCTTAAGCTACAGTTCATTTCTTCCACAACAAGAAGGCCAGCTTTTGTTTTTACCGGAGACATGCTCACCAGCTTAGAACCACCAACCATAAGGCCCTCCAGTGAGCTTTGTATGCCACGGTTGGTGGCTCTCCACTCTCCCGAGCCAGATATCCAAGGGCTGATGCACACAATTGACTGGGGTGAGAATGTTCGGTCGCTAGCTGTATCAGGCATAGTGGACCAGGTACCtctgaacaagtttaactatcTGGTGATGCTGGATTTGGAGGACTGGAAGAACTTAAAGGATGAGGACTTGTTGCAGATATGCAACAGCAAAATGTATCTACTGAGGTACCTGAGCGTCAGCAATATGACAGAATG CACTTGCCATGAATAA
- the LOC112872326 gene encoding uncharacterized protein LOC112872326, producing MASEEEQGMGEADTVAPAAPERQHDVDSTVDERRKKKLIEEAIGSLGAGRARCSEMMEAARPGRGTGDLELRCLDFLETELRYIVAGLTALSPQHVDEEMTGWLQYLTDNANFLPRVINQADHQRDNTLLRRASRFFRCISHRYPYKLLGAARFFYRLAEHPCRYRHLLQATSRHGLPPQAAEEGGGLLPMGTTYDFPYEIDLPDLSMIMFPYGHKFETDRLVKKWWYEAGFLLPDDPFSRLVSRNVITHAAPNSRRRTNWPDEAETWQWNVNPIQYQFLASKSAEMGFVFTSATLNLLAAGSSTGHGNEAGQIARRLALHQDAPNIPSLLREIDLSQTRSLAVSGAVSIRVPLDKFVNLVVLDVEGWVNFGDEDLLRVCRSKMFFLEYLSVRNTRVSKLPPEINELCRLEVLDASKTQVTEIPFGVFVATRLDRLDLRGTPIRQLTVPKQILELQSSLHELLLGGETATRLPHDILRFSSLHTLATVDLSQQPASFVKALGDLRYLGVLAITWSFHQSSDRNYCEALLSSIKRWNWLKSLTIHCGLGCSMEFLGSLSDPPRYLEKFKVTLGRFVGVPQWFHGLRRLSFVQIIVCKQGARDLEILRDLPKLKCLILGLDFIPREAIVIGNEGFHELQRFSIDCPVPWLTFESRAMPKLTYLQLEFHACPTSPISVPSGIKNLSSLTEVALWYNVRYANSSSVKMTVEAVREEVANRRNMTQMISLFINGIEQDDAQEVDKETESTTGAPSGPDAGAEGKAVVEKTTAVVDIEITEAES from the coding sequence GTGgacgagaggaggaagaagaagctgatCGAGGAAGCTATAGGTTCTCTAGGGGCCGGCCGCGCGAGGTGCTCTGAGATGATGGAAGCTGCTCGTCCGGGCCGCGGCACGGGCGACCTTGAGCTTCGCTGCTTGGACTTCCTAGAGACGGAGCTCAGATACATCGTCGCGGGTTTGACGGCACTGAGCCCGCAGCATGTCGACGAGGAGATGACGGGATGGCTGCAATATTTAACTGACAATGCCAATTTTCTCCCCCGTGTCATCAACCAAGCTGATCACCAACGTGACAACACCCTGCTGCGAAGAGCCTCGCGGTTCTTCCGCTGCATTAGCCATCGATATCCATATAAGCTGCTGGGTGCAGCGAGATTTTTTTATCGTCTGGCTGAACATCCCTGCAGGTATAGGCATCTTCTTCAAGCTACCTCTCGCCATGGGCTGCCACCGCAAGCGGCCGAGGAGGGAGGTGGCCTCCTCCCTATGGGCACAACTTATGACTTTCCATATGAGATCGACCTACCAGATTTGTCCATGATCATGTTTCCTTATGGGCACAAGTTTGAGACGGATCGACTTGTCAAAAAATGGTGGTATGAAGCAGGTTTCCTTCTACCTGATGACCCCTTTAGCCGTCTAGTCAGCCGGAATGTCATCACCCATGCAGCACCAAATTCCAGACGACGCACTAATTGGCCGGATGAAGCCGAGACCTGGCAGTGGAATGTCAATCCCATTCAGTACCAGTTCCTTGCCTCCAAATCAGCAGAGATGGGTTTTGTCTTCACCAGCGCCACGCTCAACTTATTAGCGGCAGGATCATCAACAGGCCACGGCAACGAAGCTGGTCAGATAGCACGGAGGCTTGCCCTCCACCAGGATGCTCCAAACATCCCATCTTTGCTTCGAGAAATTGATCTGTCCCAGACACGTTCGCTAGCAGTGTCTGGTGCAGTCAGCATTCGGGTCCCCTTGGACAAGTTTGTTAATCTGGTGGTGTTGGATGTCGAAGGTTGGGTGAATTTTGGGGATGAGGACCTACTGCGGGTATGCAGAAGCAAAATGTTTTTTCTGGAGTATCTGAGCGTTAGGAACACTCGAGTCAGCAAGCTCCCGCCAGAGATCAACGAGCTGTGTAGACTGGAGGTATTGGACGCAAGTAAAACACAGGTAACTGAGATCCCGTTTGGGGTGTTCGTGGCAACAAGATTGGACAGACTGGACCTAAGAGGCACTCCGATAAGGCAGCTGACAGTGCCCAAGCAAATTCTGGAGCTGCAGAGCAGTTTGCATGAGCTTCTCCTTGGCGGTGAAACAGCAACAAGACTGCCACATGACATACTGCGTTTCTCGAGCCTACACACACTAGCCACTGTTGATTTAAGCCAACAGCCTGCAAGCTTCGTCAAGGCTCTCGGTGATCTACGCTATCTGGGGGTGCTTGCAATAACATGGTCCTTCCACCAGTCCTCCGACAGAAACTACTGTGAAGCATTACTATCATCCATCAAAAGGTGGAACTGGCTCAAGTCTCTGACCATTCACTGTGGACTCGGCTGCTCCATGGAGTTCCTGGGCTCCCTTTCTGATCCGCCTAGGTACCTTGAGAAATTCAAGGTGACACTGGGAAGATTCGTAGGTGTTCCCCAATGGTTCCATGGGCTCAGGCGTCTATCTTTCGTGCAAATTATTGTCTGCAAACAAGGGGCTCGTGATCTGGAGATACTCAGAGACTTACCTAAACTGAAATGCCTAATACTAGGCTTGGACTTCATTCCCAGAGAAGCTATAGTGATTGGAAATGAAGGGTTCCATGAGCTCCAGAGGTTCTCCATCGACTGCCCAGTGCCATGGCTCACCTTTGAATCAAGAGCGATGCCGAAGCTCACATATCTTCAACTGGAGTTCCATGCTTGCCCAACGAGCCCAATTAGTGTTCCTTCGGGTATCAAAAACTTAAGCAGCCTTACAGAGGTTGCCTTGTGGTATAATGTGAGGTATGCCAACAGCTCCAGTGTCAAGATGACCGTGGAGGCGGTGAGAGAAGAAGTTGCTAACCGTCGCAACATGACCCAGATGATCAGCCTTTTCATCAATGGCATTGAACAAGATGATGCTCAGGAAGTTGATAAGGAGACAGAGAGTACAACCGGAGCTCCAAGCGGACCCGATGCTGGAGCTGAAGGTAAAGCAGTTGTCGAGAAGACTACAGCAGTGGTTGATATTGAGATTACTGAAGCAGAAAGTTGA